GTCTTCGCGCTTACTTCCAGACTCTCCATGCTTCATATCCTCCGGGTTACAGATCGCATCAAAGCTGACAGGACCACATGCCCCTAGTCAGTCTTGTCACTCTTCTTCTTGTCCGCTTGTCTTGCCCTGGCACGGCTCAGGAGACCACCCAACCCACCCCCCCCGCTTTTCGCCCCTTCGGTCTCAGATTCCGACTCAACGTCTCTTGTCGTCCCCTTCACTTTCTCAGACTTTCCATCCTTCTTCGTCCCTGCTGCCGGTGCAGGAGCTTTGGCAAACAGGCCACCCCATCCGTAAACGAAATACTGAATCACCATCATGACAAGACTGGTCACCAGGAAGTACAGTCCGAGTCCGGCTGGAAAGGTGATAGTCATGAAGGCCATCATCAGCGGCATCATGATCTGCATCATGGTGTTCATGGACTGCTGCTGAGGATCGGTGCCGGGTTGAGTTATCATTTTCTGTGATACCCACTGCGTCACCCCTACCAAGACAGGAAGGACAAAGTAGGGATCGCCATTCCCCGCGAGATTGAGCCACAGGAAGTGACCGGAGATGGGCAACCCCTGGCTGACAATACCCCATGAGTAGAGGTTCTGAGACAGACCGAGAAAGTCCTGAGGTGTTACTGCCAGACCCTGGATTATGGCTCGGTAAAGGGCGATGTAAATCGGCAATTGGATGACTGTTGACAGCAGCATGGGTGAGGACAAGCATCCGAGGGGGCTGATGCCGGCTTCTTTGTATAGCTTCATTGTCTCCTGCTGCAGCTTCTGAGGGTTCTTGGCGAGCTTCTTCTTCAACTGCTCCAGCTTCGGCTTGATAGCGTTCATCGTTTCTGTGGTCTTCTTGCTGCTCCGCAACTGCATCAGTGTCAAGGGCAGCAGAATCAAACGGATTATGATAGTGAGCGCTATGACGCCGAGGCCGAAGTTGCTGAACAGGAAATGGGTGAGGACTAGCAGGATATTCAGGATGGGTTGAAGCAGAATGAGGTTCAAGAATCCCAAGTCAATGCCTCAATCACTTGATCACGTCGGTTCGGAATTTCCAAAGGACCTCTTTGGTTGACAACTCGAATGCATAGAGTGTGTGAGTCCCATTCTGAGAATGGAAGTAGACTATTCCCTTAACCGGGTCGATGTAGAGGGGCGCCAGAATTGGAGAAAGCGGCTTCTTGGGCTTGTCGGGCAGTTCCACTATCTCCTCGGTTTTGGCATCTATGGCATACGCGGACACATCCTTGGCTTCAGCATCAATGACGTATATGCTGCCATCCTGTGAGCCGACAACTATGAGTCCGTCCAACAGAACAGGCGGTGAGTACACCATCCCTCCGGTTGGATACGGGTCGTGGACTTCCTCCGCCACATTCTCAGCATGAAGGACAT
This DNA window, taken from Chloroflexota bacterium, encodes the following:
- a CDS encoding YidC/Oxa1 family membrane protein insertase, encoding MGFLNLILLQPILNILLVLTHFLFSNFGLGVIALTIIIRLILLPLTLMQLRSSKKTTETMNAIKPKLEQLKKKLAKNPQKLQQETMKLYKEAGISPLGCLSSPMLLSTVIQLPIYIALYRAIIQGLAVTPQDFLGLSQNLYSWGIVSQGLPISGHFLWLNLAGNGDPYFVLPVLVGVTQWVSQKMITQPGTDPQQQSMNTMMQIMMPLMMAFMTITFPAGLGLYFLVTSLVMMVIQYFVYGWGGLFAKAPAPAAGTKKDGKSEKVKGTTRDVESESETEGAKSGGGGLGGLLSRARARQADKKKSDKTD